TTCCTCAGGGAGCACCCGGACGTGGTCGAGGCCGTTCTGCGCGGCACGGTGAAGACGAACAGGTGGATCCACTCCCACCAGGACGCGGCGAGGGCCTCCGCGAACGCCAAGCTCGCCGCGGACACCGGCAAGCCCCTCGACCCGGAGGTCATCCACCCGGCGTGGCCGAGCTTCACGGTCACCGACGACCCGCTGGCCGCGACACTGAAGAAGCAGGCCGACCAGGCGGTCAAGGCCAAGCTCATCGAGCAGCCCGACCTCAACGGCATCTACGACTTGCGGCTCCTGAACAAGGTCCTCAAGGCAGCGGGCAAGCCCGAGGTCTCCGACGCCGGCCTCGGCGCCAAGTAGACAGCCCGGCAGCCCCGGCCGCGGAACTTATCCGTGATTCCTGCCTCCGCCTGCCGCTTGTACCGCATGAGCCCTCGTCCATCCACGCTGAATCGATTCGGTGGTAGATCAGACGCTCATGCACGATGCCTCCGAACTTCATCGGCCGAGAGCCGAGATCTTCGTAGCCGTTCGGGTCGTAGCTTTCCTCCAGCGACATTCGATCTCCCTGTACTCGTCCTGGCCCGGCTGTACGGAAGTTGCCCAACAAGGCCACGCGGCTTCGGACTTGGGGTGCCGGTAAGAACCGTTGCCACCAGCCGCACACAGCCGTCAGGGCCTCGTCACTGCGCCCGCCGCCGAGTACCTGCTTCCTACCGGCGGAACTCAGCTTGTCCCGGGCCGCGGCTCTCTGCGCCTGACCCGCCTGTGGAGAAGGCTCGCACCCCCTCTGACCTGGGCCATTACCTCAGGAGTAATCGACCGCTGCCCCGGCGGACGGGCATGTTGGTCCCACACGAGCGGTAACGGGCCGCATCGGGAGGGAACGAAACGGGGTACGGAATGTTCGCGGGTCGGCGTGGTGTGGTGGGAGTCGCGGTGGCGGCGGTCGTCGTGGGGGTGGCGACCTCAGCGGCGGCGCTGCCGGGCGGTGGGGCGGGCGCCGCCCGGGGCGACTGCCCGGAGGTGCGCGCCAAGGTCGAGCGGCTGGAGGGCCGGATCACCCCGAACGCCTGCGCGTTCATGCGGCGCCAGATCGCCTTCGGTGAGCTGCCGACCGGCGCCCCGCCGGCCATCGGGGACCTGAGCCACCCCCGGGTGAAGGCCTACCTCGACATCTTCGACGAGGAGGCCACCCTCTGGGAGGCGGGCAGCACCCCCCAGCGCGGCCACACCGTGATCGGCACCTCCATCACCGGATCCCTGCGGCTGGCCCCCGGCCTGCACTACCGGGGCACGGACGTGGTGGCCGACGGCGGTGTCATGATGTTCGGCCAGTGGAACGAGATCGCACTGAGGGGCCACAAGGTGGCCTACCCGCAGATCGCGCGCAATGTCCTGGGGGACGACGGCAAGACCCTCCAGGCCCGCCGTTACTACGACCGCTACGCCCTGTTCCGGGACACGGTCCCGGAGCTGGTGCCCGACGGCCTGTTCGACGGGGTCGCGGACACCGGCCCGGCTCCCTCCCGGGGCCCGGCGCCTGAGCGCTTGCGGGCTGCGGAGATCCCGGACCGCCTGGCGGCATGGAACGGGGAGGACGTCGACGCCCTACTCGCCCGGATGGGAAACGCACGGCTGTCGGGGCCGGGGCTGGACGCTCCGCTGACGACGGCGGCCGGCAAGCGGGCCTACCTCCAGCGGTTCTTCGACACGGCGGACGTCCGCTTCAAGGCCGGCCAGGTCGCCTTCGGCAGGACCACGACCTACGTGGAGTGGCACGGCACGGTCTCCGGCCCGAAGGGCAAGGACATCCCGTTCGGGATCGTGGAGCGCTTCGGCTCGGGCGGTGAGTGGGAGCTGTACTTCGACACCCTCCCGCTGGTCGCCGACCGGGGGGAGATCGGAGCGCTCTTCCAGAAGCTGTCCCAGCCGTAGCTTGCTCTGTGTCTTCCGCCCCCGCACGGCGTCTCGAACCGGGTCGCCCACCCGGGGATTCGCCGGACGCGGGGGCGGCCTTCGACCGATCATGCGCTCCGGCCAAGGTGCGCGTGATCACGACGAAGGCCGTGAGGTGAGTCTGCTGCCTGATGACGCCCGGAGGGGAAGCGTTCGCGGTCCCCGGTGGACTTGACGCTGCTGCCCGAGCACCGCTGGAGCCGGGCGCCGCGTCCTGAACCGCGATCCCGGACGCGGTCCGGCCGGCCCGGCGGACGACGCGACCGCAGTCACCGCCGCCCAGCTGCGGGGTGTCGTCGAACGGCTCATCGCAGCCGGCCAGTGGCAGACCGGAGACCGGAGACCCGTACATCGTGATCGTCGGCGACGTCGGCTACGACGTCACCCGCCTGGCCTGGGTCCTGCGGGACCTGCCGGTCGAGTTGGTCGGCCGGGTCCGCTCCGACCGCGTGATGCGCCTGCCGAAACCCAGGCATGGGACAGGGTCCACCCCCGACTCACGGTGAACTACCCGTGGTCGAGGGGACGTTGGTCCGGCTGAAGGTCGATCACCCACTGATGGAACGGGACGCTCCGCCGGCGTGGTCATGGTCCTCGAAGGCCGACGCCACCCCCGAGGCCGCGGACCGCCGGACCTGGACCCTGATCGTCGACCACACCCGGCTCCGGCACGCTCGGCCGCTCGTCACAGACTTCCGCCCGGCCCGGGGAGAAACCCACCCGCCCCGTCTTCCCAAACCCCGAGGCGCCGGTCCCGGACGACCACTCGGCGAGAAGAACAAGCACCGGGCACCGCGCCACGACGTCGGCAAGACCGCCGAACGCCCCGAGGCCCTCATGACCCGCGGAAAGCCCCGGCAGGTCTTGGCGGACAGAGGGCGAGCTCAGTGAATCCCCGTCACCCCTTGCATGTTCTATGCCATACCCCATAAGTTACCGCGAGGTAGCCCGCCTGGTGGGCCGCATCGTCGTCGCGAAGGTGGTGGAGCGTGTGAGTCCGCGCAAGAGTGACAGCCGTGACCGCATGGTCCTCAGCACGGTTGCCCTGCTGCCCGAGTACGGCGCGAGCGGGACCAGCATCGACCGGGTCCTCGCCCACAGCGGAGCCCCTCGGGGCTCGGTGTACCACCACTTCCCGGGCGGGCGGACTCAGCTGATCGACGAGGCCGTGACGCTGGCCGGAGACTTCATCTCGGGCCTGATCGACACCAAGATGCAAACCGGCGATCCGGTGGAGGCCATCGACGCGTTCTTCGTGATGTGGCGCGACCGGCTCGTGGAGAGCGACTTCCGGGCCGGATGCCCGATCGTGGCGGTGGCCGTGGAGAGCAACGACGAAGCCCCGCAGCTCACCCGCTCCGCCGCCGCGGTCTTCGCCCGCTGGCAGGAGGCCTTCGCGGCCCTGTTCGTCCGGCACGGCCTGACCGGGGAACGCAGCCGGAGGCTGGGGTCCTTCGTCATCGCCGCGGTCGAAGGCGCGGTGATCATGTGCCGGGCCGAACGGAGTACGGCTCCGCTCGATGCGGCCGCCGCCGAGATCCACGACCTGCTCGCGTACGCCCTGCGCGACCGCCGCGAGGCCTGACCCCGCCCCGGCCCACAGCCCGCCACGGCCCGAATCGGCGGCGCCGACACCCTGTCCGTCGACATCGTCGACCAGGCGGTCCCTGAGGATGCCCGCTCTCCTACGCCTCGGCACCGGCCACCTTGCACGGCACCACCGACCCGCTCGGCCGACCAGCACCTCACCGACCGGACCGCCCCGCGCCCCGCGCAACCCCCGACACCACACGGCTGTCACCCGAATCCCGCGCAGATGCAACGGCCGGCGCTTCCCATCGACCACCCCCGCTCAGGGGCGGCACAAGCACCTCACCCAAGGAGAACGACCGTGACCACCACCGACCTCACCGCCCTGGCGGGCCTGTCCGGCCTGGAACTGATGCGCTGGGTCCAGACCGAACGCCCGGCCGACATCCCCTCCATCGGCCGACTGCTCGGCATGCGCTTCGACGAGGTCGAGCACGGCCGCATCGTCGTCTCCCTCGACACCCGCCCCGACTTCGCCAACCCCCTCGGCACCGTCCACGGAGGCATCGCCGCCACCCTGCTCGACTCCGCCATGGGCTGCGCCGTCCACACCACCCTCCCCGCCGGCACCGGCTACACGACCCTCGAACTCAAGGTCAACTACATCCGGGCCGCCCGCACCGACGGTCAGGTACTCACCGCCGAGGGCAAGGTCATCCACGCCGGCCGCCGCACCGCCACGGCCGAGGGCAAGGTGCTCGACGACCAGGGCAAGCTGATCGCCCACGCCACCACCACGTGCATGATCTTTTGAGCGCCTGAGTGCCTGAGTGCCTGATCGGATTCTCGCGCCGGCCGCGGGCCCAGGGCGGACCGCCCAGGGCGGACCGCTCAGGCCGCGCCGACGGGACAACCCGAAGAATGCGGTGCGGCCCCGACCTCGACCTCGGCGACCTCGACCTCGACCTCGGCCTCTGCGGCCTCGGCGGCGGTGTAGGAGGAGGCGAAGGTGAACGCGCGCGGGGACGGCCCGTGCGCCTGCAGCTCCGCCAGCCGCTCCAGGGCCTCACCGACGGTCGGGATGTGACCGGCGGGGACCCACCAGAGCACCAGGTGCGCCTCGACGTGCCGTTCGAACCATTCGCGGCGCCGCCGCATCATCTCCAGGTGCCCGCTGCGGTAGGCGAAGTCCCACAGCGACTCCTGGGTCTCCCACACGGACAGGTTGACGATGCGGTCCTCGCCCGCCGGGCGCAGGCCGGTGGCGTCGGCCGCCCCCTCTGCCACGAGCCGCCACACGAAGCCGGGCGCACCGTCGGCCGCGGCGTTGACCGGGTCGAGCATCTCCACGAAGGGCGCCAGACGCGGGTCGTCGAGGGGGTGGAGGAGCGTGGAGACGTTGAGTTGGGCCAGGTGGGCGGCGTGCAGGGATGCGGTCATGAACTCATCCCAACACGGCGCCCATTTCTATGTCAACAATCATTGTTTTTAGAAGGCTCGATCACGACGCAACACTCCCCCGGCCGGGCGTCCATACGAGCGCGGACCGGACCGTCCGCACCGAGCAGCCCCTCCAGCAGAGCGAGGTTCATGCCGCACACGAGCGGCGGGAAGCGTTCGGCGACGGCGCGAAAGGGGCAGTTGCGCATCCGGACGACGGGCGCGGCCGCCCCCTCGGAGCCTTCCGGATCCGCGGGACCGCCGACACCTTCCAGGTGCGGTTCGTAGCCGCGGGCGGCCAGCACCTCCAGGGCCTCTTCAAGGCTGCCGCACGGCCCCGCCGGGCCGCGCAGGGCCTCGCCGCGCCGGCGTGCGGCCGCGCAGAGCCCGGCATCCAGCCCGGCCTCCTCGGCGGCCTCGGCCAGCAGCTCGGCGGCGGTGCGGTAGTCGCGGGCGGGCAGCGACACCGACCGCTCGGCCCGGGCCCGCGTGTACACCTTGGCGGGACGACCCGCCCCGGGCCCCGAACGCCCCGTCAGCCGACGGCTACCGCTCTCCAGCAGCCCGGCCCCCGTCAGCTTGTCCAGATGGTGCGCAGCGAGCGTGCGCGCCACCCCGACCGCCTCGGCAGCCTCGTTGCGTCCGACTTCACGGCCCTGCGCCGCCACGTACTCGTACAGACGGCGCCGCACCGGATCCTGCAGAACCGCGATCGCATCGATGTCGTTCACCCGGCCAGTCTACGAACAACGCAGGTTGGAGATAGAAGCGCGCGACCGATCCGGCCGAGAGCATCACCCAGCAACGCATCTGTGGCCCACCTGGTCAATCAGACAAGCATTTGCCAGTTGATTTACGAATCCACCCTCGCGGATGCAAGATACGAAATGCAGGTTGCAGAAGCATGCGTGACGGTCGTCGACGTCCGAAGGAGCTGGGGATGACAGCGGGCTCGAGGCACGTGAGTGGTACGCGGCAGTGGCTGCGCGACCTTGAGGTGTTCGCCGGGCCACTGCCGGAGTTCGACCCTGCGTCGGCGCCGGCCGACCCGGTGCGGCTCTTCCTCTCCTGGCTCGTCGAGGCCGTGGCGGACGGCGTGCGCGATCCGCACGCGATGACCCTGTCCACGGTCGATTCGGCCGGGGATCCGGATGCCCGGGTGCTGATCCTCAAGGGGGTGGACGCCTCGGGCCGGCAGTTCGCGGGGCACGCCTTCAGCCCCAAGGGCGGGCAGCTCGCCTGCCATCCTCGGGCGGCGCTCACCTTCTACTGGCCCGAGCACGGCCGCCAGGTCAGGATCCGCGGCATCGTGACGCCCGGCTCGGCCGAGGAGAACGCCGCCGACTTCCTCGGACGCTCGGTCACGGCCCGCGCGGGCGCCCTGCCGGCCCGCCAGAGCCAGTACCTGATGGACGTCGCGGAGCGCGACCAGGCCCTGGCGAAGTCCCGGCTGGGAACGGTTCCGGCTCTGGTCGTAGCACCGACACCCCCGTTCCCGCGCACGCCCGAGCCACCGGCGAGCCGCGGAGCACCACTCCCCCTGTTCCGGCTCACGAGGCGAGGCAAGGACCCATGACCACACGCACGCAGGACGGCAGCGCCTGCGACGTCGACTACGGCGCCATCGGCTCCGGCTACTCCACCTACCGCAGGCCCGACACCCGCATCGCCCAGTTCATCGCCGAGGCCCTGGGCGGCGCCCGCAACGTCCTCAACGTCGGCGCGGGCACCGGTTCCTACGAGAGCGCCGCCCGCGCCGTCGACGCCGCGGCCGAGGCCCTGCCCTTCGCCGACGGCGCGTTCGACGCGGCCATGACCCTCTTCAGCGTCCACCAGTGGAGCGACGTCGCGGCCGGTCTGCGCGAGATGCGGCGGGTCACCCACGGCCCGGTCGTCGTCCCGACCTGCGACCCCGAGCTCGTACGCGACTTCTGGCTGTACGCGTACGCACCCGAGGTCCTCGACACCGAGGCCCGCCGTTACCCGCCCGCCCACGTACGAAGGCTCGCTCGTCATCGTGCGCGCGACTCCGTAGAGGGACTGCCCTACTTCCAGCAGGCCCATTTTAGGCCGGCAGGCCGGCAGGACACGGCTCGCTGGTCCGGACGTGTCCCGACAGCTCGGGGGAACGACCGACGGCGGCGCCCACCGCTCCTGCGGCCTTCGCGGGTGTGCCTGCCTCGGGTGCCCGCCGTCCCCGGAGCCGCCGAGCCGGTGGACGTGCGCCGGGGCAGCGGTGCGCCCAGGCTTGGGTGGGGGACAAGGAGATGGGGCATGACCAGTCCGACCGAGAAGGCCCGACGTGGCCGGGCCGCCCGCAAGCAGGTGACCCGGACCTCGCACGGGAGGTGGACCGCGGCGGCGGAGCGGCCCGACCCGCTCGATGTGCTGGAGCGGCAGGCTGCCGACCGGCTCGTCGAGCTGCTGCCGATCCGCTACGGACGGATGGCCGCCTCCCCGTTCGCGTTCCTGCGGGGCGCCGCCGCGGTGATGGCCGCCGACCTGGCGGACCAGCCCGACACCGGCCTGATCGTCCAGCTCTGCGGCGACGCCCACTTGCTGAACTTCGGCCTCTTCGCCTCACCCGACCGGGCGTTGCTCTTCGACCTCAACGACTTCGACGAAACCCTGCCCGGCCCCTTCGAATGGGACGTCAAACGGCTCGCCGCCAGTGTGGCCGTGGCCGCCCGGGAAGGCGGGCACGGCGACGACCGGGCGTGGCAATCGGCCCAAGCCGCCGCTCGGGCCTACCGGTCGTCCATGCGACGGCTCGCCGGACTCGGTGAACTCGCCGTCTGGTACCAGCGGTTCGACACGGCCGAGGTCCTCCCGATGATCCGCGGGACCAAGCTGCGGAGCCGGGTCGAAGCGAATCTGGCGCGTGCCCGACGGCGTACCAGCCTGCACGCACTCGCCAAACTCACCGAGACCCGGGAAGGCCGTCGGCGCATCGTCCACGACCCGCCCCTGCTCGAGCCCCTCACCGCACCCGACAGCCAGGCCGTCGGCGAGATCTTCAGCGAATACAGGGACACCCTCCCGGAGGAACGGCGCCTCCTGCTCGACCGCTACCGGTTCGTCGACGCGGCACGGAAGGCGGTCGGCATCGGGAGCGTCGGCACCCGCTGCTTCATCGTCCTGCTGACAGGCCGCGACGAGGAGGACCCGCTCTTCCTCCAGATCAAGGAGGCCGGGCGCTCGGTACTGGAGGATCATCTCCCCGCCGACGGCCACGGCCACCACGGTCACCGCGTGGTCGCGGGACAGAAGCTCCTCCAGGCAGGCGGAGACATCTTCCTCGGCTGGACGACCGGACCGGCCGGGCGCGACTTCTACGTCCGGCAGCTACGCGACATGAAGGGATCTGCCGTCGTCGAGACCATGACCCCGGACCTTCTCCGCCAGTACGCGGAACTGTGCGGCACCACATTGGCCCGAGCCCACGCCCGCTCCGGCGACCGCATCGCCATCGCCGGGTACCTCGGCAACTCCGACGTCTTCGACCGCGCCATCGCCGACTTCGCACTCCACTATGCGGAGCAGACCGTCCAGGACCACGCCCTGCTCACCGCAGCCATCTCCGACGGCTCCATCACCGCCACCCACGGCATCTGAGCGGCGGTGGCTACCCCCTGTGGGCTTCCAGCAGCCGCAGCCAGATCTCGCTGATCGTCGGGAACGCCGGGACCGCGTGCCACAGGCGCTCGATGGGGACCTCGCCCGCGACCGCGATGGTCGCCGCGTGCAGGAGCTCGGCCGCGCCCGGGCCGACGAAGGTGACGCCGAGCAGGATTTCGCGGTCCAGGTCCACCACCATGCGGGCCCGGCCGCGGTAGCCGTCGGCGTACAGGCCCGCTCCGGAGACCTTGCCGAGGTCGTGGTCCACGGCCCGGACCCGGTGGCCGGCGCGCTCCGCCTCCGCGAGGGTCAGGCCCACCGACGCGGCCTCCGGGTCGGTGAAGACGGCCTGCGGGAGGGCATCCGTATCGGCGGTCGCGGCGTGCGCGCCCCAACGGCCGTTGTCCAGCGGTGTGTTGCCCGCCGCCCGGGCGGCGATGACGGAGCCCGCGATGCGGGCCTGGTACTTCCCCTGGTGGGTGAGCAGCGCCCGGTGGTTGACGTCGCCGACCGCGTACAGCCAGTCGATCCCCGGAACCCGGCAGCTGTCGTCCACCGCGATCCACCCGCCCGGCGTGAGCCCGACCGTGTCCAGCCCGATGTCCTCGGTGCGCGGGGTACGCCCCGTCGCCATCAGCAGTTCGTCGCCCTCCAGCGTCTCGCCGCCTTCGAGCACCACGGTGACGGGCCCGGTCGAGCCGTCCCGTAGGACGGACTCGACGGCCACACCCGTACGGACCACCGCGCCCGCCTCGCGCAGTGCGTCGGCGACCAGTTCCCCGGCGAAGGGCTCCATGCGCGGCAGCAGCCCGGAGCCCCGTACGAGCAGGGTCACCCGGGAGCCGAGTGCCTGCCAGGCCGTGGCCATCTCCACGGCCACCACCGACCCGCCGACGATCAGCAGCCGCCCCGGCGGCGCCTGCGCGGACGTGGCCTCGCGGCTGGTCCACGGCCGGGCGTCCGCCATGCCGGGCAGGTCCGGGATCACGGCCCGGG
This genomic interval from Streptomyces sp. NBC_00193 contains the following:
- a CDS encoding NAD(P)/FAD-dependent oxidoreductase → MSEAVEYDVVVLGGGPAGENVVDRTRAAGLSTALVESELVGGECSYWACIPSKALLRPVLARADARRVPGLAGAVAGPLDAEAVFAHRDYWTGNWKDDGQIDWLESVGAHVYRGHGRLYGVRKVAVTSPEGEHHVLSARHAVVVATGTRAVIPDLPGMADARPWTSREATSAQAPPGRLLIVGGSVVAVEMATAWQALGSRVTLLVRGSGLLPRMEPFAGELVADALREAGAVVRTGVAVESVLRDGSTGPVTVVLEGGETLEGDELLMATGRTPRTEDIGLDTVGLTPGGWIAVDDSCRVPGIDWLYAVGDVNHRALLTHQGKYQARIAGSVIAARAAGNTPLDNGRWGAHAATADTDALPQAVFTDPEAASVGLTLAEAERAGHRVRAVDHDLGKVSGAGLYADGYRGRARMVVDLDREILLGVTFVGPGAAELLHAATIAVAGEVPIERLWHAVPAFPTISEIWLRLLEAHRG
- a CDS encoding TetR/AcrR family transcriptional regulator, with the protein product MPYPISYREVARLVGRIVVAKVVERVSPRKSDSRDRMVLSTVALLPEYGASGTSIDRVLAHSGAPRGSVYHHFPGGRTQLIDEAVTLAGDFISGLIDTKMQTGDPVEAIDAFFVMWRDRLVESDFRAGCPIVAVAVESNDEAPQLTRSAAAVFARWQEAFAALFVRHGLTGERSRRLGSFVIAAVEGAVIMCRAERSTAPLDAAAAEIHDLLAYALRDRREA
- a CDS encoding DUF2252 domain-containing protein, yielding MTSPTEKARRGRAARKQVTRTSHGRWTAAAERPDPLDVLERQAADRLVELLPIRYGRMAASPFAFLRGAAAVMAADLADQPDTGLIVQLCGDAHLLNFGLFASPDRALLFDLNDFDETLPGPFEWDVKRLAASVAVAAREGGHGDDRAWQSAQAAARAYRSSMRRLAGLGELAVWYQRFDTAEVLPMIRGTKLRSRVEANLARARRRTSLHALAKLTETREGRRRIVHDPPLLEPLTAPDSQAVGEIFSEYRDTLPEERRLLLDRYRFVDAARKAVGIGSVGTRCFIVLLTGRDEEDPLFLQIKEAGRSVLEDHLPADGHGHHGHRVVAGQKLLQAGGDIFLGWTTGPAGRDFYVRQLRDMKGSAVVETMTPDLLRQYAELCGTTLARAHARSGDRIAIAGYLGNSDVFDRAIADFALHYAEQTVQDHALLTAAISDGSITATHGI
- a CDS encoding metalloregulator ArsR/SmtB family transcription factor, whose product is MNDIDAIAVLQDPVRRRLYEYVAAQGREVGRNEAAEAVGVARTLAAHHLDKLTGAGLLESGSRRLTGRSGPGAGRPAKVYTRARAERSVSLPARDYRTAAELLAEAAEEAGLDAGLCAAARRRGEALRGPAGPCGSLEEALEVLAARGYEPHLEGVGGPADPEGSEGAAAPVVRMRNCPFRAVAERFPPLVCGMNLALLEGLLGADGPVRARMDARPGECCVVIEPSKNNDC
- a CDS encoding pyridoxal 5'-phosphate synthase, whose translation is MTAGSRHVSGTRQWLRDLEVFAGPLPEFDPASAPADPVRLFLSWLVEAVADGVRDPHAMTLSTVDSAGDPDARVLILKGVDASGRQFAGHAFSPKGGQLACHPRAALTFYWPEHGRQVRIRGIVTPGSAEENAADFLGRSVTARAGALPARQSQYLMDVAERDQALAKSRLGTVPALVVAPTPPFPRTPEPPASRGAPLPLFRLTRRGKDP
- a CDS encoding DUF3291 domain-containing protein gives rise to the protein MTASLHAAHLAQLNVSTLLHPLDDPRLAPFVEMLDPVNAAADGAPGFVWRLVAEGAADATGLRPAGEDRIVNLSVWETQESLWDFAYRSGHLEMMRRRREWFERHVEAHLVLWWVPAGHIPTVGEALERLAELQAHGPSPRAFTFASSYTAAEAAEAEVEVEVAEVEVGAAPHSSGCPVGAA
- a CDS encoding PaaI family thioesterase — its product is MTTTDLTALAGLSGLELMRWVQTERPADIPSIGRLLGMRFDEVEHGRIVVSLDTRPDFANPLGTVHGGIAATLLDSAMGCAVHTTLPAGTGYTTLELKVNYIRAARTDGQVLTAEGKVIHAGRRTATAEGKVLDDQGKLIAHATTTCMIF